A section of the Roseomonas marmotae genome encodes:
- a CDS encoding VWA domain-containing protein produces MAQLPTRPASAAVAAFLDKAAAVPALRPVAHRPGRLVFAVDATASRQPGWDMACQLQTEMFQAAAAHGGLEVSLAYYRGFGEFAATPFLSDGPALARRMAGVQCLGGRTQIGRVLDHALREAARERLHALVFVGDAVEEEPDPLCHQAGQLGLRGTPAFIFQEGHDPKATAVLRQLAKLSGGAHAPFDAASASALRDLLRAVGAYAAGGHDALSRLSSPAARALLAQLPAPTR; encoded by the coding sequence ATGGCTCAACTTCCCACCCGCCCCGCGTCCGCCGCCGTCGCCGCCTTCCTCGACAAGGCCGCCGCCGTGCCGGCGCTGCGGCCGGTGGCGCACCGGCCGGGCCGCCTGGTCTTCGCCGTCGATGCCACCGCCAGCCGGCAGCCTGGCTGGGACATGGCCTGCCAGCTTCAGACCGAGATGTTCCAGGCTGCCGCCGCGCATGGCGGGTTGGAGGTCAGCCTCGCCTATTACCGGGGCTTCGGTGAATTCGCGGCGACCCCGTTCCTGTCCGATGGCCCGGCGCTGGCGCGGCGGATGGCGGGGGTGCAGTGCCTGGGCGGCCGCACCCAGATCGGCCGGGTGCTGGACCACGCGCTGCGCGAGGCGGCGCGGGAGCGCCTGCATGCCCTGGTCTTCGTCGGCGATGCGGTGGAGGAGGAGCCGGACCCGCTCTGCCATCAGGCCGGCCAGCTCGGCCTGCGCGGCACGCCCGCCTTCATCTTCCAGGAAGGCCATGACCCCAAGGCCACGGCGGTGCTGCGGCAACTGGCGAAGCTCTCGGGCGGGGCCCACGCGCCTTTCGATGCCGCGAGTGCCTCGGCGCTGCGGGACCTGCTGCGCGCCGTCGGCGCCTATGCCGCCGGCGGGCATGACGCCCTGTCCCGGCTGTCCAGCCCCGCCGCACGGGCGTTGCTGGCCCAGCTGCCCGCCCCCACGCGGTGA
- a CDS encoding J domain-containing protein codes for MIWLAGGLGALLFLWWLLSAFATANVAQIRRGAVWFLAGMLLALLTLLIFTRRLPQAMGLLLPLLPLLLPAVRRWLAQRSFGAGTSGPDVSTLETPTLAMRLDQSSGTLSGRVRSGRFAGRELAEMSLAECLALLADCRAGDSESVPLLEAWLDRAAPGWRGQEAAGGATSDNMDRAAALALLGLSEGASPQEIRAAHRRLMRQAHPDRGGDPVLAARLNRARDLLLNS; via the coding sequence GTGATCTGGCTGGCCGGCGGGCTTGGCGCGCTCCTGTTCCTCTGGTGGCTGCTGAGCGCCTTCGCCACGGCCAATGTGGCACAGATCCGCCGGGGCGCCGTCTGGTTCCTGGCGGGGATGCTGCTCGCCCTCCTTACGCTGCTGATCTTCACCCGCAGGCTGCCGCAGGCGATGGGCCTGCTGCTGCCGCTGCTGCCCCTGCTGCTGCCCGCCGTGCGGCGCTGGCTGGCACAGCGCAGCTTCGGCGCCGGCACGTCCGGGCCGGATGTCTCCACCCTGGAAACCCCGACCCTGGCCATGCGGCTGGACCAGTCCAGCGGCACCCTCTCCGGCCGCGTGCGGAGCGGCCGCTTCGCCGGGCGGGAACTGGCGGAGATGAGCCTGGCGGAATGCCTGGCCCTGCTCGCCGATTGCCGCGCCGGGGACAGCGAGAGCGTGCCGCTGCTGGAAGCCTGGCTGGACCGTGCCGCCCCCGGCTGGCGGGGGCAGGAGGCGGCCGGCGGCGCCACGTCCGACAACATGGACCGTGCCGCCGCCCTGGCGCTGCTCGGCCTGTCCGAAGGTGCCTCCCCCCAGGAGATCCGTGCCGCGCACCGGCGGCTGATGCGGCAGGCACATCCCGACCGGGGCGGCGATCCTGTCCTTGCCGCGCGCCTGAACCGGGCACGCGACCTGTTGCTCAATTCCTGA
- the hisF gene encoding imidazole glycerol phosphate synthase subunit HisF, giving the protein MLALRVIPCLDVKDGRVVKGVNFVSLRDAGDPVEQARTYDREGADEITFLDIGATHENRDTMYDVIARTAAEVFIPLTVGGGVRSVEDVRKLLLAGADKASINSAAVTDPDLVRRAAQAFGSQAITVAIDARQVSPGKWEVFTHGGRKGTGIDALDWARQVASLGAGELLVTSMDRDGTKSGFDLDLLRAMRAAVRLPLVASGGVGKVEHFIEGARAGATGLLAASVFHYGEMRIAEAKAALAAAGLPVRPLTDRRKVA; this is encoded by the coding sequence ATGCTCGCACTGCGCGTCATCCCCTGCCTGGACGTGAAGGACGGCCGCGTCGTGAAGGGCGTGAATTTCGTCTCCCTCCGCGATGCCGGCGACCCGGTGGAGCAGGCCCGCACCTATGACCGGGAGGGGGCGGACGAGATCACCTTCCTCGATATCGGCGCGACGCATGAGAACCGCGACACGATGTATGACGTCATCGCCCGCACGGCGGCCGAGGTCTTCATCCCCCTGACCGTCGGCGGCGGCGTCCGCAGCGTCGAGGATGTCCGCAAGCTGCTGCTGGCGGGCGCCGACAAGGCCAGCATCAATTCCGCCGCCGTCACCGACCCCGACCTGGTGCGCCGCGCCGCCCAGGCCTTCGGCAGCCAGGCCATCACGGTGGCCATCGACGCCCGCCAGGTCTCCCCCGGCAAATGGGAGGTCTTCACCCATGGCGGCCGCAAGGGCACGGGCATCGACGCGCTGGACTGGGCCCGGCAGGTCGCCAGCCTGGGGGCCGGGGAACTGCTGGTGACCTCGATGGACCGGGACGGCACCAAATCGGGCTTCGACCTGGACCTGCTGCGCGCCATGCGCGCCGCCGTCCGGCTGCCGCTGGTGGCCTCGGGCGGGGTGGGCAAGGTCGAGCACTTCATCGAGGGCGCGCGCGCCGGGGCTACCGGCCTGCTCGCCGCCAGCGTGTTCCACTATGGCGAGATGCGTATCGCCGAGGCCAAGGCGGCGCTCGCCGCCGCTGGCCTGCCGGTGCGCCCACTGACAGACCGCAGGAAAGTCGCCTGA
- a CDS encoding DMT family transporter, with protein sequence MDRSASQGILLAFLAFSAYAISDASVKLLGGALSAYEVVFFGALSGLLALPLLRRRGERLRDVVHANNRVMWFVRAGAAVSNSIGSVTAFTHLPMAEAFCLLFLMPTFVTILSVLFLRERVGWRRWLAVLMGFLGVLVVLRPGFRELNIGHLGALVAGLSGAVTVVAMRAFGHTEKRMSLYGAGLLGPILAGGLLMLPHFVWPTPMQWVWLLGYGLLAAAGNLLVMLASARIPASLVAPAQYSQMIWAIVLGYLVFGDRLDNMMALGVAIIILSGFFTFRRDRAGA encoded by the coding sequence ATGGACCGATCCGCGTCGCAGGGAATCCTGCTCGCCTTCCTGGCCTTCTCCGCCTATGCCATCAGCGATGCCTCCGTGAAGCTGCTGGGCGGCGCGCTCAGCGCCTATGAGGTGGTGTTCTTCGGCGCGCTCTCCGGCCTGCTGGCCCTGCCGCTGCTGCGCCGCCGGGGCGAGCGGCTGCGCGACGTCGTGCATGCCAACAACCGGGTCATGTGGTTCGTGCGCGCGGGGGCCGCGGTCAGCAACAGCATCGGCAGCGTCACGGCCTTCACGCATCTGCCGATGGCCGAGGCCTTCTGCCTGCTCTTCCTGATGCCGACCTTCGTCACCATCCTCTCCGTCCTCTTCCTGCGCGAGCGCGTGGGCTGGCGGCGCTGGCTGGCGGTGCTGATGGGCTTCCTGGGCGTGCTGGTGGTGCTGCGCCCCGGCTTCCGGGAACTGAATATCGGCCATCTCGGCGCGCTGGTCGCCGGGCTCTCTGGCGCGGTGACGGTGGTGGCCATGCGCGCCTTCGGGCACACGGAGAAGCGCATGTCGCTCTACGGCGCCGGGCTGCTGGGGCCGATCCTGGCCGGCGGGCTGCTGATGCTGCCCCATTTCGTCTGGCCGACGCCGATGCAGTGGGTCTGGCTGCTGGGCTACGGGCTGCTGGCGGCGGCCGGAAACCTGCTGGTGATGCTGGCCTCCGCCCGCATCCCCGCCAGCCTGGTGGCGCCGGCGCAATACAGCCAGATGATCTGGGCCATCGTGCTCGGCTACCTCGTCTTCGGCGACAGGCTGGACAACATGATGGCCCTGGGCGTCGCCATCATCATCCTCTCCGGCTTCTTCACCTTCCGGCGGGACCGGGCAGGCGCCTGA
- the pgmG gene encoding phosphoglucomutase/phosphomannomutase PgmG, whose protein sequence is MTTFRHDFHPTSLREYDIRGVVGKTLSGADAFAIGRCFGSIVAREGGKKVAVGYDGRLSSPDLEQQLVAGLVACGLEVARIGCGPTPMLYFASYELKADGAVMVTGSHNPPDYNGFKMMLGKKPFFGPQIQQIGQMAASGDVVAEASGSSTRVDVSDAYVARILQDYDGGDRALKVVWDPGNGSGAEITRRLADKLPGSHTVINGEIDGRFPNHHPDPTVLKNLEQIIAEVKKQGADLGIALDGDADRIGAVDGEGNMLFGDQLLVVLARDVLKQHPGGTIIADVKASQVLFDEVAKAGGNPLMWKTGHSLIKAKMAETKAPLAGEMSGHIFFADKWYGFDDALYSAVRLLGIVARADESLAQMRDALPKVINTPELRFNCPDERKFGVIREVKSRLATSGANVQDVDGVRVLTEDGWWLLRASNTQAVLVARAEAKTEEGLERLKALLAEQLEASGLQAPDFSGENAGH, encoded by the coding sequence ATGACCACCTTCCGCCATGATTTCCATCCGACCTCGCTGCGCGAATACGATATCCGCGGCGTGGTCGGAAAAACCCTCTCGGGCGCGGACGCCTTCGCCATCGGCCGCTGCTTCGGCAGCATCGTGGCCCGCGAAGGCGGAAAGAAGGTGGCGGTCGGCTATGACGGCCGCCTCTCCTCCCCCGATCTCGAGCAGCAGCTGGTCGCCGGCCTCGTCGCCTGCGGGCTGGAAGTGGCGCGCATCGGCTGCGGCCCCACGCCGATGCTCTATTTCGCCAGCTACGAGCTGAAGGCCGATGGCGCCGTGATGGTGACCGGCAGCCACAATCCGCCGGACTACAACGGCTTCAAGATGATGCTGGGCAAGAAGCCCTTCTTCGGGCCGCAGATCCAGCAGATCGGCCAGATGGCCGCCAGCGGCGACGTGGTGGCGGAAGCCTCCGGCTCCTCTACCCGGGTCGATGTCTCCGACGCCTATGTCGCCCGCATCCTGCAGGACTATGACGGTGGCGACCGCGCGCTGAAGGTGGTCTGGGACCCCGGCAACGGCTCGGGCGCCGAGATCACCAGGCGCCTCGCGGACAAGCTGCCGGGCAGCCACACCGTCATCAACGGCGAGATCGACGGCCGCTTCCCCAACCACCATCCCGACCCGACGGTGCTGAAGAACCTCGAGCAGATCATCGCCGAGGTGAAGAAGCAGGGCGCCGATCTCGGCATCGCCCTCGACGGCGACGCCGACCGCATCGGCGCGGTGGATGGCGAGGGCAACATGCTCTTCGGCGACCAGCTGCTGGTGGTGCTGGCGCGGGACGTGCTGAAGCAGCATCCGGGCGGCACCATCATCGCCGACGTCAAGGCATCCCAGGTGCTCTTCGACGAGGTGGCCAAGGCCGGCGGCAATCCGCTGATGTGGAAGACCGGCCACAGCCTGATCAAGGCGAAGATGGCGGAGACCAAGGCGCCGCTGGCCGGCGAGATGTCCGGCCATATCTTCTTCGCCGACAAGTGGTACGGCTTCGATGACGCGCTCTATTCCGCCGTGCGCCTGCTGGGCATCGTGGCCCGCGCAGACGAGAGCCTGGCGCAGATGCGCGACGCCCTGCCCAAGGTGATCAACACGCCCGAGCTGCGCTTCAACTGCCCGGACGAGCGCAAGTTCGGCGTCATCCGGGAGGTGAAGTCCCGCCTCGCCACCTCCGGTGCCAATGTGCAGGATGTCGATGGCGTGCGCGTGCTGACCGAGGATGGCTGGTGGCTGCTGCGTGCCTCCAATACCCAGGCGGTGCTGGTGGCGCGGGCCGAGGCCAAGACCGAGGAAGGGCTGGAGCGCCTGAAGGCCCTGCTGGCCGAGCAGCTGGAGGCTTCCGGCCTGCAGGCGCCGGATTTCTCCGGCGAGAACGCCGGGCACTGA
- the galU gene encoding UTP--glucose-1-phosphate uridylyltransferase GalU → MTKPLKKAVLPVAGLGTRFLPATKALAKEMLPVVDRPLIQYAVDEARAAGIEQFCFVTGRGKTAIVEHFDVAYELERTLAERGKQKELDELRAMAVEPGNITTVRQQVPMGLGHAIWCARTFIGNDPFAILLPDDLMQCDVPCTKQLADAYMETGGNVVAVEEVPMERVNKYGVLDIKEDKGRLVSVKGLVEKPSIDKAPSNLTVIGRYVLMPEVIPFLSLMEKGAGGEVQLTDAMAKLIATQPFHGLRYEGRRFDCGDKIGYLEAQLAFALSRPDLAEAVRAFLPRYM, encoded by the coding sequence GTGACGAAACCGCTGAAGAAGGCCGTACTGCCCGTTGCCGGCCTGGGCACCCGCTTCCTGCCCGCCACCAAGGCGCTGGCGAAGGAAATGCTGCCGGTCGTCGACAGGCCGCTGATCCAGTATGCCGTGGACGAGGCCCGCGCCGCCGGGATCGAGCAGTTCTGCTTCGTGACGGGCCGCGGCAAGACCGCCATCGTCGAGCATTTCGACGTCGCCTACGAGCTGGAGCGCACCCTGGCCGAGCGCGGCAAGCAGAAGGAGCTCGACGAGCTGCGCGCCATGGCGGTCGAGCCCGGCAATATCACCACCGTGCGCCAGCAGGTGCCGATGGGCCTGGGCCATGCCATCTGGTGCGCCCGCACCTTTATCGGCAACGACCCCTTCGCCATCCTGCTGCCCGACGACCTGATGCAGTGCGATGTCCCCTGCACCAAGCAGCTGGCCGATGCCTATATGGAGACCGGCGGCAACGTGGTGGCCGTCGAGGAAGTGCCGATGGAGCGCGTCAACAAGTATGGCGTGCTGGATATCAAGGAGGACAAGGGCCGGCTCGTCTCCGTGAAGGGGCTGGTGGAGAAGCCTTCGATCGACAAGGCGCCCTCCAACCTCACGGTCATCGGCCGCTATGTGCTGATGCCGGAGGTGATCCCCTTCCTCTCCCTGATGGAGAAGGGCGCCGGTGGCGAGGTGCAGCTGACCGACGCCATGGCCAAGCTGATCGCGACCCAGCCCTTCCATGGGCTGCGCTACGAGGGCCGCCGCTTCGACTGCGGCGACAAGATCGGATACCTGGAGGCCCAGCTTGCCTTCGCGCTCTCCCGGCCGGACCTGGCCGAGGCTGTACGTGCCTTCCTGCCACGTTACATGTGA
- a CDS encoding LysE family transporter, producing the protein MMSDTPLFVGLALGFSILTPVGPMGLLCIQRSFAAGMRIGFCTGLGATTVQLGYGALILLGLGSLPEWSGADEKVTDILSGVFLLLAAARILMRRKQGRDASLTPLAAYLSAAALHATAPMPLVLTVSRLSPHLGGDAPGLLGGMLLAALLWWGCLSGGVALLRPWLRPQLLLWLNQVVGMMLTAHGTLALARVRGFMS; encoded by the coding sequence ATGATGAGCGACACGCCCCTGTTTGTTGGCCTCGCGCTGGGCTTCTCCATCCTCACGCCCGTCGGGCCCATGGGTCTGCTCTGTATCCAGCGGAGCTTCGCGGCGGGGATGCGGATCGGCTTCTGCACCGGGCTCGGCGCGACCACGGTGCAACTGGGTTATGGCGCCTTGATCCTGCTCGGGCTGGGGAGCCTGCCGGAATGGAGCGGCGCGGATGAGAAAGTCACTGATATCCTCAGCGGAGTCTTCCTGCTGCTCGCGGCCGCGCGCATTCTGATGCGCCGGAAGCAGGGGCGTGATGCCAGCCTCACGCCGCTGGCGGCCTATCTTTCCGCCGCGGCGCTGCATGCCACCGCGCCGATGCCGCTGGTGCTGACGGTCTCGCGCCTGTCCCCGCATCTGGGCGGCGACGCGCCGGGGCTGCTGGGGGGAATGCTGCTGGCGGCGCTGCTGTGGTGGGGCTGCCTCAGCGGCGGCGTGGCACTGCTGCGGCCCTGGCTGCGGCCGCAGCTGCTGCTCTGGCTGAACCAGGTCGTCGGCATGATGCTGACCGCCCATGGCACCCTGGCCCTGGCGCGGGTGAGAGGATTTATGTCCTAG
- a CDS encoding phosphoribosyl-ATP diphosphatase gives MAKDLKKKATGKLAAKPAAKKPAKKKAALPLPPDLAPVVPPVIAKARKSVRKVEARHLLPLDLPATGDIEVLRRLWETIENRRVSGDTTISHSARLLSRGTAKVAQKLGEEAVECVIEATLGNRSATVLESADLLYHLLVVWVDAGIRPEEVWAELVRREGISGIAEKAARPKGIVRAAQTTKIP, from the coding sequence ATGGCTAAAGACTTGAAGAAGAAGGCGACGGGGAAACTCGCCGCCAAGCCCGCGGCCAAGAAGCCGGCCAAGAAGAAGGCCGCCCTGCCGCTGCCGCCGGATCTGGCCCCGGTCGTGCCCCCGGTCATCGCCAAGGCGCGCAAATCCGTCCGGAAGGTCGAGGCGCGCCACCTGCTGCCGCTGGACCTGCCGGCCACCGGCGATATCGAGGTGCTGCGCCGGCTGTGGGAGACAATCGAGAACCGCCGCGTTTCCGGCGATACCACCATCTCCCATTCCGCCCGGCTGCTGTCGCGCGGCACCGCCAAGGTGGCGCAGAAGCTGGGCGAGGAAGCGGTGGAATGCGTGATCGAGGCGACGCTGGGCAACCGCTCCGCCACGGTGCTGGAAAGCGCCGACCTGCTCTATCACCTGCTGGTGGTCTGGGTGGATGCCGGCATCCGGCCGGAGGAAGTCTGGGCCGAGCTGGTGCGGCGCGAGGGCATCTCCGGTATTGCCGAGAAGGCGGCCCGCCCCAAGGGCATCGTCCGCGCCGCCCAGACGACGAAAATCCCCTAA
- a CDS encoding UDP-glucose dehydrogenase family protein, translating into MRIAMLGAGYVGLVSAACFAEFGVDVCVVDTDPSKVEALRGGRIPIYEPGLDRLVEENARDGRLHFTTDLKEAIKGADAVFLAVGTPTRRGDGHADLTYVFAAAEQVARAAEGPLVLVTKSTVPVGTGAKVKEIVRRVRPELEIEVASNPEFLREGSAIGDFMRPDRVVIGIDSERASQVLKRLYRPLYLIETPVVQTSIETAELIKYASNAFLAVKITFINQMADLCEKAGANVHDVARGMGLDGRIGRKFLHAGPGYGGSCFPKDTLALARTAQELGAPATIVEQTIAANEARKEQMAQRVIDACGGSVQGKTIAVFGLTFKPETDDMRDAPSLVIVPALMKAGAQLRAYDPQSAHARQSMPDGVHFASSALDAARDADALVLITEWNEFRAISPDKLKSTMRGNVVCDLRNVWDPAQMREAGFAYSSIGRP; encoded by the coding sequence ATGCGCATCGCAATGCTCGGAGCTGGCTATGTCGGCCTTGTCTCCGCCGCCTGTTTCGCTGAATTCGGCGTCGATGTCTGTGTCGTCGATACCGATCCCTCCAAGGTCGAGGCGCTGCGCGGGGGCCGCATCCCCATCTATGAGCCCGGCCTGGACCGGCTGGTGGAGGAGAATGCGCGCGATGGCCGGCTGCATTTCACCACCGACCTGAAGGAAGCCATCAAGGGCGCGGATGCCGTCTTCCTGGCCGTGGGCACGCCGACCCGGCGTGGCGACGGCCATGCGGACCTGACCTATGTCTTCGCCGCGGCCGAGCAGGTGGCACGTGCGGCCGAGGGCCCGCTGGTGCTGGTGACGAAATCCACCGTCCCCGTCGGCACGGGCGCCAAGGTGAAGGAGATCGTCCGCCGCGTCCGCCCGGAGCTGGAGATCGAGGTCGCCTCCAACCCCGAATTCCTGCGCGAGGGCAGCGCCATCGGCGATTTCATGCGGCCGGACCGCGTGGTGATCGGTATCGATTCGGAGCGGGCCTCGCAGGTGCTGAAGCGCCTCTACCGCCCGCTCTACCTGATCGAGACGCCGGTGGTGCAGACCAGCATCGAGACCGCCGAGCTGATCAAATACGCCTCCAACGCCTTCCTGGCGGTGAAGATCACCTTCATTAACCAGATGGCCGATCTTTGCGAGAAGGCCGGCGCCAACGTCCATGACGTTGCCCGCGGCATGGGGCTCGATGGCCGCATCGGCCGCAAGTTCCTGCATGCCGGGCCGGGCTATGGCGGCTCCTGCTTCCCCAAGGACACGCTGGCGCTCGCCCGCACCGCTCAGGAACTGGGCGCGCCCGCCACCATCGTCGAGCAGACCATCGCCGCCAACGAAGCCCGCAAGGAGCAGATGGCGCAGCGCGTCATCGATGCCTGCGGCGGCAGCGTGCAGGGCAAGACCATCGCCGTCTTCGGCCTGACCTTTAAGCCCGAGACGGACGACATGCGCGATGCGCCCTCGCTCGTCATCGTGCCCGCGCTGATGAAGGCCGGCGCGCAACTGCGCGCCTATGACCCGCAATCCGCCCATGCCCGGCAATCCATGCCGGATGGCGTGCATTTCGCGTCCAGCGCGCTGGACGCGGCGCGCGACGCCGATGCGCTGGTGCTGATCACCGAATGGAACGAGTTCCGCGCCATCTCCCCCGACAAGCTGAAGTCCACGATGCGCGGCAACGTGGTCTGCGATCTGCGTAACGTTTGGGACCCGGCCCAGATGCGGGAGGCCGGCTTCGCCTACTCCTCCATCGGCCGCCCGTGA
- a CDS encoding AGE family epimerase/isomerase translates to MSGLKGWLAGAAWPLWLAHGVDWQAGAFEESLTLDRLDCPLDYRRLRVAARQVYVFAQAHRHGLPRAAGAVELGVDFLRRRAALPGGGYAWRFDRQGRVTDARIDLYDQAFVLLALSAATAILPAAALRGPAMALDDFIESAMAHPAGGYVESLPPGLPRRQNPHMHLLEARLAAAEAFGETCFLERATPLVALFRERFLRGGALLEFFGEDWRAAEPAVVEPGHHCEWIWLLHRHARLTRGPVPAEAAILQDFVDRHGEDASSGALRDALAPDGRVLEAGARLWPQTERLKSEALRRPFRPERLAAAEAALSAYLRPDGLWHERRLPGGAFSTEAAPASSLYHLTCGILEAAALAPR, encoded by the coding sequence ATGTCCGGTCTGAAGGGTTGGCTGGCAGGCGCGGCATGGCCGCTCTGGCTGGCGCATGGGGTGGATTGGCAGGCCGGCGCCTTCGAGGAAAGCCTGACGCTTGACCGGCTGGACTGCCCGCTGGATTACCGGCGCCTTCGCGTCGCGGCGCGGCAGGTCTATGTCTTCGCCCAGGCGCATCGCCATGGCCTGCCCCGCGCGGCGGGGGCGGTGGAGCTGGGCGTCGATTTCCTGCGCCGCCGCGCCGCGCTGCCCGGCGGCGGCTATGCCTGGCGCTTCGACCGTCAGGGGCGCGTGACGGATGCGCGAATCGACCTCTACGACCAGGCCTTCGTGCTGCTGGCCCTGTCCGCCGCCACGGCCATCCTGCCGGCGGCGGCGCTGCGCGGGCCGGCCATGGCGCTCGACGATTTCATCGAGTCCGCCATGGCCCATCCGGCCGGCGGTTATGTGGAGAGCCTGCCGCCCGGTCTGCCGCGCCGGCAGAACCCGCATATGCACCTTCTGGAGGCCCGGCTGGCCGCCGCCGAGGCTTTCGGCGAGACGTGCTTCCTGGAGCGCGCCACGCCGCTGGTGGCGCTGTTCCGCGAGCGCTTCCTGCGCGGTGGCGCGCTGCTGGAATTCTTCGGCGAGGACTGGCGGGCGGCGGAGCCGGCGGTGGTTGAACCCGGCCATCATTGCGAATGGATCTGGCTGCTGCACCGCCACGCCCGGCTGACGCGGGGGCCGGTACCGGCCGAGGCCGCCATTCTGCAGGATTTCGTGGACCGCCATGGCGAGGATGCCAGCAGCGGCGCCTTGCGGGACGCCCTGGCGCCGGATGGGCGGGTGCTGGAGGCGGGGGCGCGGCTCTGGCCGCAGACCGAGCGGCTGAAATCCGAGGCCCTGCGGCGGCCCTTCCGGCCGGAGCGGCTGGCAGCGGCCGAGGCGGCCCTGTCAGCCTATCTGCGGCCGGATGGGCTCTGGCACGAACGGCGGCTGCCCGGTGGTGCCTTCAGCACGGAAGCAGCGCCGGCCAGCAGCCTCTACCACCTGACCTGCGGCATCCTGGAAGCGGCGGCGCTGGCGCCGCGCTGA
- a CDS encoding histidine triad nucleotide-binding protein, translated as MPVSGRPPYDEGNIFARILRGEIPSRKVHEDEYALAFHDIAPQAAVHVLVIPKGPYVSVADFSVGAPPEAIAGFWRAVAETARKLGLEDAGFRVLTNMGHDAGQEVPHFHVHIFGGQPLGPMLAGRGPGA; from the coding sequence ATGCCTGTCTCCGGCCGCCCCCCTTATGACGAGGGCAATATCTTCGCCCGCATCCTGCGCGGCGAGATCCCGTCGCGGAAGGTGCATGAGGATGAATACGCCCTCGCCTTCCACGACATCGCGCCGCAGGCGGCGGTGCATGTGCTGGTAATCCCGAAGGGGCCCTATGTCTCGGTCGCCGACTTCTCGGTCGGGGCCCCGCCCGAGGCCATCGCCGGCTTCTGGCGCGCGGTGGCGGAGACGGCGCGCAAGCTGGGGCTGGAAGATGCCGGCTTTCGTGTGCTGACCAATATGGGCCATGACGCCGGGCAGGAAGTGCCGCATTTCCATGTGCATATCTTCGGCGGCCAGCCGCTGGGGCCGATGCTGGCCGGGCGCGGGCCCGGCGCCTGA
- a CDS encoding DSD1 family PLP-dependent enzyme, which translates to MLQRPPAEPGMREEEVDTPALILDLDAFEANLDAMAGFLAPTGTKLRAHAKTHKSSIIALEQMKRGAVGQCVQKVAEAEALAWGGVPDILVSNEVVSPRKLARLMALSRIARVALCTDHEAGIALAEQAAEAAGQRLRMLVEIDVGAARCGVQPGPAAVALAQRIAASPHLIFGGLQAYHGSAQHQRSPEQRAATIAGAVEQTRRTVEQLRQQGLDCGIVGGAGTGTFRHEATSGVYTEIQAGSYALMDADYAANEDAPPFRHALFVLTQVMSTPHDGLVVVDAGHKAIPTDSGFPRPWQRPGLRYAGASDEHGNILVEGGAAPKLGETLRLVPGHCDPTVDRYDWYVGVRKGRVECLWPVAARGAMQ; encoded by the coding sequence ATGCTGCAACGCCCGCCCGCCGAACCCGGCATGCGCGAGGAAGAGGTGGATACCCCCGCCCTGATCCTCGATCTCGATGCCTTCGAGGCGAATCTGGATGCCATGGCCGGCTTCCTGGCGCCCACCGGCACGAAGCTGCGCGCCCATGCCAAGACGCATAAGTCCTCCATCATCGCGCTGGAGCAGATGAAGCGCGGCGCTGTCGGCCAATGCGTGCAGAAGGTAGCGGAGGCCGAGGCCCTGGCCTGGGGCGGCGTGCCGGATATCCTGGTCAGCAACGAGGTCGTCTCCCCGCGCAAGCTGGCGCGGCTGATGGCCCTCTCCCGCATCGCCCGCGTCGCGCTCTGCACGGATCATGAGGCCGGGATCGCGCTGGCCGAGCAGGCGGCCGAGGCGGCGGGGCAGCGCCTGCGGATGCTGGTGGAAATTGATGTCGGCGCCGCCCGCTGCGGCGTGCAGCCCGGCCCCGCGGCGGTGGCACTGGCGCAGCGGATCGCCGCCAGCCCGCACCTGATCTTCGGCGGGCTGCAGGCCTATCACGGCAGCGCGCAGCACCAGCGCAGCCCGGAGCAGCGCGCCGCCACCATCGCCGGCGCGGTGGAGCAGACCCGCCGCACGGTGGAGCAGCTGCGCCAGCAGGGACTGGATTGCGGGATCGTCGGCGGCGCCGGCACGGGCACCTTCCGGCATGAGGCCACCAGCGGCGTCTATACGGAGATCCAGGCAGGCTCCTACGCCCTGATGGATGCCGATTACGCCGCCAATGAGGATGCGCCGCCCTTCCGCCACGCGCTCTTCGTGCTGACGCAGGTGATGAGCACGCCGCATGACGGGCTGGTGGTGGTCGATGCCGGCCACAAGGCCATCCCGACCGATTCCGGCTTCCCCAGGCCCTGGCAGCGGCCGGGCCTGCGCTATGCCGGCGCCTCGGACGAGCACGGCAATATCCTAGTGGAAGGCGGCGCGGCGCCGAAGCTGGGCGAGACCCTGCGGCTGGTGCCTGGCCATTGCGACCCGACGGTGGACCGCTACGACTGGTATGTCGGGGTCCGCAAGGGCCGGGTGGAATGCCTCTGGCCCGTGGCGGCACGGGGAGCCATGCAGTAG